A single genomic interval of Alistipes provencensis harbors:
- the purC gene encoding phosphoribosylaminoimidazolesuccinocarboxamide synthase — MKQLEMLYEGKAKQVFRTDDPDKIIIHYKDAATAFNNIKKATIEGKGVLNNAISTIIFKELQKAGVKTHYVETINDRDQICRRVEIIPLEVIVRNVIAGSMAQRLGIEEGTQPSNVIFDICYKKDELGDPLINDHHAVALGAATYEELNEMYAMTAKINEVLKELFLKMNIKLVDFKIEFGKTLDGEIVLADEVSPDTCRLWDATTNEKLDKDRFRRDLGKVREAYEEILARLKKITA; from the coding sequence ATGAAACAGCTCGAAATGCTCTACGAGGGCAAGGCAAAACAGGTTTTCCGCACCGACGATCCCGATAAGATCATCATCCACTACAAGGATGCGGCAACGGCTTTCAACAACATCAAGAAGGCCACGATCGAAGGAAAGGGCGTGCTGAACAATGCCATTTCGACGATTATTTTCAAGGAGCTCCAGAAGGCGGGCGTCAAGACCCACTATGTCGAGACGATCAACGACCGCGACCAGATCTGCCGCCGTGTCGAGATCATTCCGCTGGAGGTGATCGTGCGCAACGTCATCGCCGGTTCGATGGCCCAGCGCCTCGGCATCGAGGAGGGAACGCAGCCTTCGAACGTCATTTTCGACATCTGCTACAAGAAGGATGAGCTGGGTGACCCGCTGATCAACGACCACCACGCCGTAGCGCTCGGCGCCGCCACCTACGAGGAGCTGAACGAGATGTACGCTATGACGGCCAAGATCAACGAGGTGCTGAAGGAGCTGTTCCTGAAGATGAACATCAAGCTGGTGGACTTCAAGATCGAGTTCGGCAAGACGCTCGACGGCGAGATCGTGCTGGCCGACGAGGTGTCGCCCGACACCTGCCGCCTGTGGGACGCCACGACCAACGAGAAACTCGACAAAGACCGTTTCCGCCGCGATCTGGGTAAGGTCCGCGAGGCTTACGAGGAGATTCTGGCACGTCTGAAAAAAATCACGGCTTAA
- the purF gene encoding amidophosphoribosyltransferase, with protein sequence MMEVIRDRELHEECGVFGIYGVPNAASLTYYGLHALQHRGQEGAGIVSVDENGAFYRIKGGGLVTEVFNEEKLATLKGATAIGHVRYTTAGGGGMENVQPFLFRHNTGDFALAHNGNIVNSELLRRHLENKGSLFQSTSDSEILAHLIKKETRYHDRPRIFSIIDALNMLEGAFAFLIMTANRIYACRDKYGLRPLSIGRLGDGWVVSSETCAFDVLGAEFVRDVEPGEIVTIDKQGVRSRDYSMYKRHEMCSMEYIYFARPDSDIEGCNVHAYRKESGRLLYKEAPAEADIVVGVPDSSLSAAMGYAEASGLPYEMGLIKNKYIGRTFIQPSQELREKGVRMKLSAVRSIVKGKRVVLVDDSIVRGTTSRRIVTMLKEAGATEVHVRIASPPMIDPCFYGVDTSTREELISARKDTAGVCEEIGADSLVFLSPASLLEAGNRKELCMACFTGHYPTALYQSPDEANKDVKC encoded by the coding sequence ATGATGGAAGTGATCCGCGACCGCGAATTGCACGAGGAGTGCGGGGTGTTCGGCATCTACGGGGTGCCCAACGCCGCGTCGCTGACCTACTACGGCCTTCACGCCCTGCAGCACCGCGGGCAGGAGGGGGCCGGCATCGTCTCGGTGGATGAGAACGGCGCTTTCTACCGCATCAAGGGCGGGGGACTGGTGACCGAGGTTTTCAACGAGGAGAAACTCGCAACCCTCAAGGGCGCGACGGCCATCGGCCACGTTCGCTACACCACGGCCGGAGGCGGCGGCATGGAGAACGTCCAGCCGTTTCTTTTCCGCCACAACACGGGTGATTTCGCGCTGGCGCACAACGGCAATATCGTCAATTCGGAACTGCTGCGCCGCCACCTCGAGAACAAGGGAAGCCTGTTCCAGTCGACCTCCGACAGCGAAATTCTGGCCCACCTGATCAAAAAGGAGACGCGCTACCACGACCGGCCGCGCATCTTCTCGATCATCGACGCGCTGAATATGCTCGAAGGGGCTTTTGCGTTCCTCATCATGACGGCCAACCGCATCTACGCCTGCCGCGACAAGTACGGCCTGCGTCCGCTGTCGATCGGCAGGCTGGGCGACGGCTGGGTAGTCTCGAGCGAGACCTGCGCTTTCGACGTGCTGGGCGCGGAGTTCGTGCGCGACGTGGAGCCGGGCGAGATCGTGACGATCGACAAGCAGGGCGTCCGCAGCCGCGACTATTCGATGTACAAGCGTCACGAGATGTGCTCGATGGAGTATATCTATTTTGCGCGTCCGGACAGCGACATCGAGGGCTGCAACGTCCATGCCTACCGCAAGGAGTCGGGACGCCTGCTCTACAAGGAGGCGCCCGCCGAGGCGGACATCGTGGTCGGCGTGCCCGACTCGAGCCTCAGCGCCGCGATGGGCTATGCCGAGGCGAGTGGTCTGCCCTATGAAATGGGTCTGATCAAGAACAAATATATCGGCCGGACATTCATCCAGCCCTCGCAGGAACTGCGCGAGAAAGGCGTGCGGATGAAACTCTCGGCCGTGCGCTCGATCGTCAAGGGCAAGCGCGTGGTGCTGGTCGACGACTCGATCGTGCGCGGCACCACCTCGCGGCGCATCGTCACGATGCTCAAGGAGGCGGGAGCCACCGAGGTGCATGTGCGCATCGCCAGCCCCCCGATGATCGACCCCTGCTTCTACGGCGTCGACACCTCGACGCGCGAGGAGCTGATCTCGGCCCGCAAGGACACGGCGGGTGTCTGCGAGGAGATCGGCGCCGATTCGCTGGTGTTCCTCTCGCCCGCGTCGCTGCTGGAGGCAGGCAACCGCAAGGAGCTTTGTATGGCTTGTTTCACGGGACATTACCCCACGGCGCTGTACCAGTCGCCTGACGAGGCCAACAAAGATGTAAAATGTTAA
- the purM gene encoding phosphoribosylformylglycinamidine cyclo-ligase, with amino-acid sequence MAQSYEKAGVNLEAGYEVVRRIKKHVASTSRPGVMGNIGAFGGMFDLSALNVKEPVLVSGTDGVGTKLKLAFEMDKHDTIGIDAVAMCVNDVLAQGAEPLVFLDYLAQGRSEPQKIEAIVAGVAEGCRQAGCALVGGETAEMPGMYDEGEYDIAGFTVGVVEKSKLIDGSKVRVGDVLVGVASSGVHSNGFSLVRKIVADNCLNLRESYPELSNKQLGEVLLTPTKIYVKQVLEVVRNCDVHGICHITGGGFDENIPRILHDGQGLEIEEGSWEILPVFRFLEKYGQVAHREMFNIFNMGIGMVIALDAAEAQKAIGILTEQGERATVIGRVTDTEGVVIR; translated from the coding sequence ATGGCTCAAAGTTATGAAAAGGCCGGCGTGAATCTCGAAGCCGGGTATGAAGTGGTGCGGCGCATCAAAAAGCATGTGGCTTCGACCTCGCGTCCGGGCGTGATGGGCAACATCGGCGCTTTCGGCGGGATGTTCGACCTCTCGGCCCTGAACGTGAAGGAGCCGGTGCTCGTAAGCGGCACCGACGGCGTGGGCACCAAGCTCAAGCTGGCCTTCGAGATGGACAAGCACGACACGATCGGCATCGACGCCGTGGCTATGTGCGTCAACGACGTACTGGCGCAGGGCGCCGAACCGCTGGTGTTCCTCGACTATCTGGCGCAGGGCCGCAGCGAACCCCAGAAGATCGAAGCCATCGTCGCCGGCGTCGCCGAGGGCTGCCGTCAGGCGGGCTGTGCGCTGGTGGGCGGCGAGACCGCCGAGATGCCGGGCATGTATGACGAGGGCGAATACGACATCGCCGGATTCACGGTGGGCGTCGTCGAGAAATCGAAACTCATCGACGGTTCGAAGGTCAGGGTGGGCGACGTGCTCGTGGGCGTAGCCTCGAGCGGCGTACACTCCAACGGCTTCAGCCTCGTGCGCAAGATCGTTGCGGACAACTGCCTGAACCTGCGCGAATCCTATCCCGAGTTGTCGAACAAACAGTTGGGCGAGGTGCTGCTCACCCCGACGAAGATTTACGTCAAACAGGTGCTGGAGGTGGTTCGCAACTGCGACGTGCACGGTATCTGCCACATCACGGGCGGCGGTTTCGACGAGAACATTCCCCGCATCCTGCACGACGGTCAGGGCCTCGAGATCGAGGAAGGCTCGTGGGAGATTCTTCCCGTGTTCCGCTTCCTCGAGAAGTACGGTCAGGTGGCCCACCGCGAGATGTTCAACATCTTCAACATGGGCATCGGCATGGTCATCGCCCTCGATGCCGCCGAGGCGCAGAAAGCCATCGGCATCCTCACGGAGCAGGGCGAGCGGGCTACGGTCATCGGACGTGTAACCGACACCGAAGGTGTCGTCATCCGATAG
- the purN gene encoding phosphoribosylglycinamide formyltransferase, which translates to MRRLAVFASGSGTNFEAIVRACEQGELAAEVVLMVCDKPGAKVVERAAAHGVEAFVFAPKQYASKADYEREIIARLDAAGVELVCLAGYMRIIGDELLGAYGGRIINIHPSLLPAFRGAHAIEQALEYGVKVFGVTIHYVDGELDGGRIIAQRAFPYEGNDIGELESMIHAVEYPLYIETIKKLIE; encoded by the coding sequence ATGCGGCGCCTTGCGGTTTTCGCCAGCGGCAGCGGCACCAATTTCGAAGCCATCGTCCGGGCCTGCGAGCAGGGCGAACTGGCTGCCGAAGTGGTGCTGATGGTCTGCGACAAACCCGGTGCGAAGGTGGTCGAAAGGGCCGCGGCGCACGGGGTCGAGGCGTTTGTCTTCGCCCCGAAGCAATATGCTTCGAAGGCCGATTACGAACGGGAGATCATTGCGCGGCTGGATGCCGCGGGCGTGGAGCTGGTCTGTCTGGCGGGTTATATGCGCATCATCGGCGACGAACTGCTGGGTGCCTACGGGGGGCGGATCATCAACATCCACCCGTCGCTGCTGCCGGCTTTCCGGGGCGCGCACGCCATTGAACAGGCGCTGGAATACGGCGTCAAGGTCTTCGGCGTGACGATCCACTATGTCGACGGCGAGCTCGACGGCGGGCGCATCATCGCCCAGCGGGCTTTTCCCTACGAGGGCAACGACATCGGGGAACTGGAGTCGATGATCCATGCCGTGGAGTATCCGTTGTATATTGAAACTATTAAAAAACTGATCGAATAA
- the purH gene encoding bifunctional phosphoribosylaminoimidazolecarboxamide formyltransferase/IMP cyclohydrolase, with protein sequence MRALISVSDKTGVVEFAKGLRALGWEVIATGGTMKLLADSGVEVINISDVTGFPEICDGRVKTLHPNVHGGLLARRDDPEHLKALKDNHIEFIDMVCVNLYPFRQTIEKPGVKMEDAIENIDIGGPSMLRSAAKNWADVTVVCDPADYAQILAEIKAGGNTEKATRLKLSAKAYTHTAEYDAMIATYMRAQAGLNEKLFLEFDLVQSLRYGENPHQSAKFYREEKEVPYSLAFARQLNGKELSYNNIQDANAALCIVREFDKPFCVGLKHMNPCGAATGKDVVEAWTKAYEADKVSIFGGIVATNCTVTREAAELMKPIFLEIIMAPKFDEGALEVLTAKKNLRLLEVNMDKGDVDPKQYVSVNGGLLVQDLDVATKTVTADMCVTKAKPAPEQMEDMNFGWHIVKHVKSNAIVAVKDGRTLGVGAGQMNRIGSAEIALKQAHAAGVTEGLVLASDGFFPFDDCVTLAARYGVTAIVQPGGSVRDEDSIRMADEKGIAMVFTGERHFKH encoded by the coding sequence ATGCGAGCATTAATAAGCGTAAGCGACAAAACCGGTGTCGTGGAGTTTGCCAAGGGGCTGCGGGCCTTGGGCTGGGAGGTGATCGCCACGGGCGGTACGATGAAGCTGCTGGCCGACAGCGGCGTGGAGGTAATCAACATCAGCGACGTCACGGGATTCCCCGAGATTTGCGACGGCCGCGTGAAAACCCTGCACCCGAACGTGCACGGCGGACTGCTGGCCCGCCGCGACGATCCGGAGCATTTGAAAGCCCTGAAAGATAACCACATCGAGTTCATCGACATGGTCTGCGTGAACCTCTACCCGTTCCGCCAGACGATCGAGAAGCCCGGCGTGAAGATGGAGGACGCTATTGAGAATATCGACATCGGCGGTCCTTCGATGCTGCGCTCGGCGGCCAAGAACTGGGCCGACGTGACGGTCGTGTGCGACCCCGCGGACTATGCGCAGATTCTGGCCGAGATCAAGGCCGGCGGCAACACCGAAAAGGCTACGCGCCTGAAACTCTCGGCCAAAGCCTACACGCATACCGCCGAGTACGACGCGATGATCGCTACCTATATGCGTGCGCAGGCCGGGCTGAACGAAAAACTGTTCCTCGAGTTCGACCTCGTGCAGTCGCTGCGTTACGGGGAGAATCCCCACCAGTCGGCCAAGTTCTACCGCGAGGAGAAGGAGGTTCCTTATTCGCTGGCGTTCGCCCGGCAGCTCAACGGCAAGGAGCTGTCGTACAACAATATTCAGGATGCCAACGCCGCGCTGTGCATCGTGCGCGAGTTCGACAAGCCGTTCTGCGTGGGCCTCAAGCACATGAATCCCTGCGGCGCGGCCACGGGCAAAGACGTCGTCGAGGCGTGGACCAAGGCTTACGAGGCCGACAAGGTGTCGATCTTCGGCGGCATCGTGGCCACGAACTGCACGGTGACCCGCGAGGCCGCCGAGCTGATGAAGCCGATCTTCCTCGAAATCATCATGGCCCCGAAATTCGACGAGGGGGCGCTCGAAGTCCTCACGGCGAAGAAGAACCTGCGTCTGCTCGAAGTCAATATGGATAAGGGCGACGTCGATCCCAAACAGTATGTGAGCGTCAACGGCGGCCTGCTGGTGCAGGACCTCGACGTGGCGACGAAGACCGTTACGGCGGATATGTGCGTCACGAAGGCGAAGCCTGCTCCGGAGCAGATGGAGGACATGAACTTCGGCTGGCACATCGTCAAGCATGTGAAGTCGAATGCTATCGTGGCGGTCAAGGACGGCCGGACGCTGGGCGTCGGCGCCGGACAGATGAACCGCATCGGCTCGGCGGAGATCGCTCTGAAACAGGCGCATGCCGCAGGCGTCACCGAGGGTCTCGTGCTGGCATCGGACGGCTTCTTCCCCTTCGACGACTGCGTGACGCTGGCCGCCCGGTACGGTGTGACGGCGATCGTGCAGCCCGGCGGTTCGGTCCGCGATGAGGATTCGATCCGGATGGCCGACGAGAAGGGCATTGCGATGGTATTTACCGGCGAACGCCACTTCAAACATTAG
- the purD gene encoding phosphoribosylamine--glycine ligase translates to MKVLVIGSGGREHAIVDALTRSAQVEKIYCAPGNAGIARQAECVAIRETEVERLRDFAAENAIGLTVVGPEVALAAGVVDCFKAAGLRIFGPTKAAARIESSKEFAKELMAKYGIPTAGFHAFTDYAEAVAYVGARPLPAVLKYDGLAAGKGVVIAQTMAEAEAALKDMLLDDKFGEGKVVVEDYLEGPEFSFMCFVSGNKVWPMVLAQDHKRAYDGDKGPNTGGMGAYSPLPFITAEDERYAMEKIMQPVADAMVAEGCPFEGVLYGGLMKTARGIEVIEFNARFGDPETEVVLPRLKSDIVDIFCAVAEGRDTRLEWHDFAALGIVLASKGYPGDYEKGFEIKGLDTVEGAVYHMGTKADGDRILTNGGRVLFVVGTGRDLAEARKNALADVARIDCDNLFHRTDIGHWAFEK, encoded by the coding sequence ATGAAAGTACTGGTTATCGGTTCCGGCGGCCGCGAACACGCCATTGTCGATGCGCTGACGCGCTCGGCGCAGGTCGAAAAGATTTACTGCGCACCCGGCAACGCGGGCATTGCCCGGCAAGCCGAATGTGTGGCGATCCGCGAAACCGAGGTGGAACGCCTGCGCGACTTCGCCGCGGAGAACGCCATCGGACTGACGGTCGTGGGCCCCGAGGTGGCGCTGGCAGCGGGAGTCGTCGACTGCTTCAAGGCCGCGGGACTGCGTATTTTCGGTCCCACGAAGGCCGCGGCGCGTATCGAGTCGTCGAAAGAGTTCGCCAAGGAGCTGATGGCCAAATACGGCATTCCGACGGCGGGATTCCACGCATTCACCGACTATGCCGAGGCCGTGGCCTATGTCGGGGCGCGTCCGCTGCCCGCGGTGCTCAAATACGACGGGCTGGCCGCCGGTAAGGGCGTTGTGATCGCCCAGACGATGGCCGAAGCCGAAGCGGCGTTGAAAGACATGCTGCTCGACGACAAGTTCGGCGAGGGCAAGGTGGTCGTCGAGGATTACCTCGAGGGCCCCGAGTTCTCGTTCATGTGCTTCGTCTCGGGAAACAAGGTGTGGCCGATGGTGCTGGCGCAGGACCACAAGCGGGCCTACGACGGCGATAAAGGTCCCAATACGGGCGGTATGGGCGCCTATTCGCCCCTGCCGTTCATCACGGCCGAGGACGAACGGTACGCGATGGAGAAGATCATGCAGCCCGTTGCCGACGCGATGGTCGCCGAGGGGTGTCCTTTCGAGGGGGTGCTCTACGGCGGGCTGATGAAGACCGCGCGGGGTATCGAGGTCATCGAGTTCAACGCCCGTTTCGGCGATCCCGAGACCGAGGTGGTGCTGCCGCGCCTGAAAAGCGACATCGTCGACATCTTCTGCGCCGTGGCCGAGGGCCGCGACACCCGGTTGGAGTGGCATGATTTTGCCGCGCTGGGCATCGTGCTGGCTTCGAAAGGCTATCCGGGTGACTACGAAAAGGGCTTCGAAATCAAGGGCCTCGATACGGTCGAGGGGGCCGTTTACCACATGGGCACTAAGGCCGACGGCGACCGGATTCTTACCAACGGAGGCCGTGTGCTGTTCGTCGTGGGTACGGGCAGGGATCTGGCCGAGGCGCGGAAGAATGCGCTGGCCGACGTCGCCCGCATCGACTGCGACAACCTGTTCCACCGCACCGACATCGGTCATTGGGCATTTGAAAAATAA
- the folD gene encoding bifunctional methylenetetrahydrofolate dehydrogenase/methenyltetrahydrofolate cyclohydrolase FolD, whose protein sequence is MIISGKELSAKLKLEMAAEVATFEGKYGRVPHLVVILVGEDPGSVSYVTGKAKASAEVGIRNTTIRKPESITEAELLDIIAALNLDDEVDGILVQLPLPKHIDEDKVIAAIDKSKDVDGFHPLNVAALWQKQPCTLPCTPKGILKMLRAAGVEIAGKRAVVIGRSNIVGLPVSKLLLDANATVTMAHSRTRNLAEVTRGAEILVVAIGRPKFVTADMVSEGTVVIDVGVNRDPETGKLCGDVDFAAIEPKASVITPVPGGVGPMTICCLMENTIECFLNKKNRS, encoded by the coding sequence ATGATAATCAGCGGAAAAGAACTCTCAGCGAAACTGAAACTCGAAATGGCGGCCGAAGTGGCCACATTCGAAGGCAAATACGGGCGTGTGCCCCATCTGGTGGTGATTCTCGTGGGCGAGGACCCCGGCAGCGTGAGCTATGTGACGGGCAAGGCCAAGGCTTCGGCCGAGGTGGGCATCCGCAACACCACGATCCGCAAGCCGGAGTCGATCACGGAGGCCGAACTGCTGGACATCATCGCGGCGCTGAACCTCGACGACGAGGTCGACGGCATTCTGGTCCAACTGCCCCTGCCCAAGCACATCGACGAAGACAAGGTGATCGCCGCCATCGACAAGTCGAAGGATGTCGACGGCTTTCACCCCCTGAATGTCGCGGCGCTGTGGCAGAAACAGCCCTGTACGCTCCCCTGCACGCCGAAAGGCATCCTCAAGATGCTGCGGGCCGCAGGTGTGGAGATCGCCGGCAAACGCGCCGTGGTGATCGGCCGCAGCAACATCGTGGGACTTCCCGTTTCGAAACTGCTGCTCGACGCGAACGCCACGGTGACAATGGCCCACAGCCGCACGCGCAACCTCGCCGAAGTGACGCGCGGGGCGGAGATTCTGGTGGTGGCCATCGGGCGTCCGAAGTTCGTCACGGCCGATATGGTGTCGGAGGGTACCGTGGTGATCGACGTGGGCGTCAACCGTGACCCGGAGACGGGCAAACTGTGCGGCGACGTCGATTTCGCCGCCATCGAACCCAAAGCCTCGGTCATCACCCCCGTGCCGGGCGGTGTCGGGCCGATGACGATCTGCTGCCTGATGGAGAATACGATCGAATGTTTCTTAAATAAAAAGAACCGGAGTTAA
- a CDS encoding GNAT family N-acetyltransferase, translating into MIEFKPVRLEDRAVIERYTMPSGICNCDLAFANMYCWQAVFHSAWAEIDGFLVIRFQIDGGERIGYMQPVGTGDLGAIIPCLREDAHAHGQRLRIIGLTDEGREIIRQVHPCHFAFESDRALEDYIYNADDLRNLTGRRYQPKRNHINRFTAEYPDYRYEPLTPDRFEACMALERAWRREHEGHTSELCAEQRAMQRAFEHFGELGLIGGCIYVGDRLAAFTYGSAVNDHTFDTHVEKASTEFDGAFTIINKLFAQHLPERFTLINREEDLGLEGLRQAKLSYHPAFLQHKFTAICLHPDELACKDLWMKSFGDDEQFADSFIMRYYSRSRMLTAEVEGRTAAMLHLVPFDTELGRTTYIYAVATDPAFRGRGLASRLMREAMQVIAERGDDAAFLIPTPGEEWLHGFYGRFGFEGSIPAKFITPDNFDFGTGDAATDRAMVWRRDPSAPLPETLTATYRK; encoded by the coding sequence ATGATTGAATTCAAACCCGTGCGCCTCGAAGACCGGGCGGTCATCGAGCGCTATACCATGCCGTCGGGCATCTGCAACTGCGACCTCGCCTTCGCCAACATGTACTGCTGGCAGGCGGTGTTCCACAGCGCGTGGGCCGAGATCGACGGATTCCTCGTCATCCGCTTCCAGATCGACGGCGGCGAGCGCATCGGCTACATGCAGCCCGTCGGCACGGGCGATTTGGGGGCGATTATCCCCTGCCTGCGCGAAGATGCCCACGCCCACGGGCAGCGGCTGCGGATCATCGGACTGACGGACGAGGGCCGCGAGATAATCCGTCAGGTACATCCCTGCCACTTCGCGTTCGAATCGGACCGCGCATTGGAGGATTACATCTACAATGCCGACGACCTGCGCAACCTCACCGGACGCCGTTACCAGCCCAAGCGCAACCACATCAACCGTTTCACGGCCGAATACCCCGACTACCGCTACGAGCCCCTGACGCCCGACCGTTTCGAAGCCTGCATGGCCCTCGAACGCGCGTGGAGGCGGGAGCACGAGGGGCACACTTCGGAATTGTGCGCCGAGCAGCGGGCCATGCAGCGGGCTTTCGAACACTTCGGCGAGCTGGGGCTGATCGGCGGCTGCATCTATGTCGGCGACCGGCTGGCGGCCTTCACCTACGGCTCGGCGGTCAACGACCACACGTTCGACACCCATGTCGAGAAAGCCTCGACGGAGTTCGACGGTGCCTTCACGATCATCAACAAGCTTTTCGCCCAGCATCTTCCCGAGCGTTTCACGCTTATCAACCGCGAGGAGGACCTCGGGCTGGAGGGGCTGCGGCAAGCCAAACTCTCCTACCACCCCGCTTTCCTCCAGCACAAGTTCACGGCGATCTGTCTGCATCCCGACGAGTTGGCCTGCAAGGATTTGTGGATGAAATCGTTCGGCGACGACGAGCAGTTCGCCGACTCGTTCATCATGCGTTACTATTCGCGCAGCCGGATGCTGACCGCCGAGGTCGAAGGCCGCACGGCGGCGATGCTCCACCTCGTGCCTTTCGACACGGAGCTGGGGCGCACGACCTACATTTACGCCGTGGCGACGGACCCCGCATTCCGGGGGCGCGGACTGGCGTCACGGCTGATGCGCGAGGCGATGCAGGTGATTGCAGAGCGCGGCGACGACGCGGCATTCCTCATCCCGACGCCCGGCGAGGAGTGGCTGCACGGATTCTACGGCCGTTTCGGGTTCGAAGGGAGCATACCGGCGAAATTCATCACCCCGGACAACTTCGACTTCGGAACGGGCGATGCGGCCACCGACCGGGCGATGGTCTGGCGGCGCGACCCGTCGGCCCCGCTGCCGGAAACGCTGACAGCGACCTACCGCAAATAA
- a CDS encoding LTA synthase family protein: MRRLLHTPLALLVWRIVLLYAVLMGCRVAFYLYNAAQLGPLTWAEAGPLLAGALKFDTASIVYADGVFILLSLLPLRLRERRWYRAMLFGYYVAVNALLVAATNLADTVYFRYTQKRFTADEVFFADNDNSVQLVGKFMAENWYLVLLWIALIALLAWGYRHRTREKSLFSRGWAYYIGNTAVFAVAVGLSIAGMRGGMTRMTRPITLSNATLYTADSGKANLILSNPFCILRTIGSAGSVKYKKYFPPEELPQHFTPVHQPADSAAVDLTGRNVVVFIMESMSAEHSAYLCPEVYADREVKGFTPFLDSLMQNGLVFKQMYANGTRSIQAMPSVLGSIPSFRTPFVLMPQSLGESRQLPAMLADKGYATAFFCGSERGSMGFGAYARSAGVERLVSREDYEARHGTEDFDGYWGIWDEPFLQFTGEELAATPEPFFAALFTLSSHHPFVVPEQYAATLPDGYTRIHKGVAYDDQAFRRFFHHFGNEEWFRRTIFVFVADHVSSEKFAEKTRSYPGNMHIIGFIYTPDGALRGEVREVTQQLDIMPTVLGLTGNTEPYFAFGRDVLNEPQRPRWSVSYDGKFRALTGEGAVVLDDSGAQVQECPATPAADSLMQSFRALIQQYYSHIERKSYTPND; encoded by the coding sequence ATGAGGCGTCTGCTCCATACGCCGTTGGCGCTGCTCGTGTGGCGCATCGTGCTGCTTTACGCGGTGCTGATGGGTTGCCGCGTGGCGTTCTACCTCTACAACGCCGCCCAGCTCGGCCCGCTCACATGGGCCGAAGCGGGACCGCTGCTGGCCGGAGCGCTGAAATTCGACACCGCGTCGATCGTCTATGCCGACGGGGTGTTCATCCTGCTGTCGCTGCTGCCGCTACGCCTGCGCGAACGGCGCTGGTACCGCGCCATGCTGTTCGGATACTATGTCGCGGTCAACGCCCTGCTGGTCGCGGCGACGAACCTCGCCGATACGGTCTATTTCCGCTACACGCAGAAGCGTTTCACGGCCGACGAGGTTTTCTTCGCCGACAACGACAATTCGGTGCAGTTGGTCGGGAAATTCATGGCCGAAAACTGGTATCTCGTGCTGTTGTGGATCGCCCTGATCGCCCTGCTGGCATGGGGCTACCGCCACCGGACGCGGGAGAAGAGCCTCTTCAGCCGCGGATGGGCCTACTACATCGGCAACACGGCCGTCTTCGCCGTGGCCGTTGGACTGAGCATCGCCGGGATGCGCGGCGGCATGACCCGCATGACCCGCCCGATCACGCTGTCGAACGCCACGCTCTACACCGCCGACAGCGGCAAGGCCAACCTCATCCTGAGCAACCCGTTCTGCATCCTGCGCACCATCGGCAGCGCGGGGAGCGTCAAATACAAGAAATATTTCCCGCCGGAGGAGCTGCCGCAGCACTTCACGCCCGTGCACCAGCCCGCGGACAGCGCGGCCGTAGACCTCACGGGCCGCAACGTCGTGGTCTTCATCATGGAGAGCATGTCGGCCGAACACTCGGCCTACCTCTGTCCGGAGGTCTATGCCGACCGGGAGGTGAAAGGATTCACGCCTTTCCTCGACTCGCTGATGCAGAACGGACTGGTGTTCAAACAGATGTATGCCAACGGCACGCGGTCGATCCAAGCCATGCCCTCGGTGCTGGGCAGCATCCCGTCGTTCCGCACGCCCTTCGTGTTGATGCCCCAATCGCTGGGCGAGAGCCGCCAACTGCCCGCGATGCTGGCGGACAAGGGCTATGCGACGGCGTTCTTCTGCGGCTCGGAGCGCGGTTCGATGGGCTTCGGGGCCTATGCCCGTTCGGCGGGCGTCGAGCGGCTCGTAAGCCGCGAGGATTACGAAGCCCGCCACGGTACGGAGGATTTCGACGGCTACTGGGGCATCTGGGACGAACCGTTTCTGCAATTCACAGGCGAAGAGCTGGCGGCGACGCCCGAACCGTTCTTCGCCGCGCTGTTCACCCTCTCGTCGCACCATCCGTTCGTCGTGCCCGAACAGTACGCCGCGACGCTGCCCGACGGCTACACCCGGATTCACAAGGGCGTGGCCTACGACGATCAGGCATTCCGCCGCTTCTTCCACCACTTCGGCAACGAGGAGTGGTTCCGTCGCACGATCTTTGTATTCGTAGCTGACCACGTCTCGTCGGAGAAATTCGCCGAAAAGACGCGCTCGTACCCCGGCAACATGCACATCATCGGATTTATCTACACCCCCGACGGCGCCCTGCGGGGCGAGGTGCGGGAGGTTACGCAGCAACTGGACATCATGCCCACGGTGCTGGGTCTCACGGGCAACACCGAGCCCTACTTCGCCTTCGGACGCGACGTGCTGAACGAACCCCAGCGGCCCCGGTGGTCGGTGTCGTACGACGGGAAGTTCCGCGCGCTGACCGGCGAAGGCGCCGTCGTGCTCGACGATTCGGGCGCGCAGGTGCAGGAGTGCCCGGCGACGCCCGCCGCCGACAGCCTGATGCAGTCGTTCCGGGCGCTGATCCAGCAATATTACAGCCATATCGAACGCAAGAGTTACACCCCCAATGATTGA